The Daphnia pulex isolate KAP4 chromosome 7, ASM2113471v1 genome includes the window CTTGCTGGATTCGACACAACAGCCACAACTTTGACTAGTACCTGCTTCCAGCTAGCCAGAAATCCGGATGTTCAAGAGAAACTATACGAAAGCATCGCTGCGAAAATGGAAAACTATGTAAGTCTACTACAGCCTCcaaaaattttatctttttattaatttggcTACTCGTAAAAAGGATGAAGTTTCACACGAAATGGTCCAAGACGTTCCCTATTTGGAAATGGTTATTCAAGAAGTGTTGCGCTATTATCCGCCCCTTATCCGGTAATTACAATATTGCAGCCGCTTTGATAGGACAATTCTGATTCCAACGTTGGCTTTAAATTAGTATTGAGCGACAATGTACGAAGGATTACTCCTATGACAACGGCcgcataaaaattaaaaaaggtcaAGTCATTACCGTTCCCACTTATGCTCTGCATCATTCAGAGGAATACTACCCCGATCCAGAAAAATTCGATCCTGAACGGTACCGAAAACATCTTAAAGATTACTTGGATTTATAAGCTAACTTgctatgtatttttttccaggtggACTCCGGAAAACAAAGCTAAGCGTAATCCTTACTCTTACATGGCATTCGGCACTGGTCCGAGAAACTGCGTCGGAATGCGTTTCGCCatggaagaattgaaaatggcCCTTTGTTCTTTGGTTCAGAAATTCCGCTTTTTCCCAGTCGAAGAGACACCGGTACAGTTCATTTCCTTATCGCATTAATCAgtcaatcatttttcaatcttttcgttATCTTTAAATCAACAGGAGGGGCTCCAGTTTGACGATGGACTTACACAAGTTCTACAGCCGATCCATGCGATTGTGGGCATTGAATTCCGTCAATCAAATCAGAATTAGTTAGAATTAGATTTAGTCTTGTTGTTTCagagatgaaaaaagaaacaatataCATGCGATTATCTTATTGCGAACACTTTTCGGACTTGAGTCTACATCTTAATAGCCTATCAATTTATCTTTGCCTTGTTCTATAACTTACAATCTATATATTGTCTAACTATATATCCTGTCTGGAAATTTGATACGATGGTAATGTGGCAGCAATAGTTAGAAATGCGGAATGAAAACTTTCGTTGACCATGAGACGCAACGAGTAGCAAAATTAATCTACGTTCTAGCTCTACCTTTGAGGggctttaattttttacattcTGAATCTACGTCTATAGTAGAAATAACCTTGGAAATAACTAGCACAAGTGCTCAAGTTTTATCTTTGTACTAAActgtaaaatatttgaatgtttgtttgtttgatagCAGCGATCGACATAGAAATAATCTTGTCACTGTCACATGGTTACTACGTAATATTCGTCAGCGCATGACAGACTTCAGCGACTCGGTCTTCCCACTGAACGTACTCTAGACTCCACTCCCGgttttacaactttttttttcaataaaggTTTTATTAAGTATCATTTGCATATCACTCGTTCAGTCCCGCATAGCAACAAGGCAAACATGGACGCATCGGGAATTCTCTCATCGCCCGTTACCTGGGTGGTAGTGATCTCCTATTTTCTATACTATCTTtacaggtaaaaaaagaaagaagaggataCTCtttataaatctttttcttattgttaatttgtatttaaacAGACATACCACGTCCACTTTTAATTACTTTTCCGACCAAGGAATCCCTGGCCCCAAACCGATTCCCATCTTCGGTAATATGTGGGGCGTTTGGAAAGCGGTAAGATAAATCAAACTACGGACGTgctcaaatattttttaaaatcaaataattattgcTATATAGATCCTTCCTTATCACGACTTGGCATTAGCGAAAAAATACGGAAAAGTTTTCGGTTATTTCGATGGCCCGATACCAAACCTTTGGGTCGCAGATGTCGACCTGATAAAAGCCATGTACGTCAAAGATTTCGACCACTTTGTCGATCGcagagtaaaagaaaaaatgaatttgacagCATTGGCTATTTGGTTATTAttaggaattttttattttcagtctCCCGATATAAAATCGAAAGTCATGCGCAAGTGGTTGGTTCTACTGAAGGGGCAAGAGTGGAAGGACGTTCGCTCGTCCGTTACCCCAGCCTTTACTACGGGAAAAATCAAGcgggtaatttcattttggtagGGAAAATCACCAGGGAAACACCAACTCATCAGAGACTGTcgctttgtttttaattagatGTCCGTCTTGATCAAAGATTGTGTTGCCAGTTTGTGCGATCGTGTTACGACTGTCATCGAGAAAGATGGAAAACTTAACGCCAAGATGTAAAACCATCACctatagttttattttagatctgtttttttttttaaactcattTGCTTTATTTGGTAGGGTGTTTGGTGCCTTCACCATGGACGTGATTGCAAGATGTGCTTTCGGTTTAAAAATTGACACTCTCGGGGAGAAAAACGATCCTTTCACTAAAAATGCTCACAACATTTTCAGTCCAGCAGCTAATAAGACACCGGTTATTCTCCTTCCATGTAAGTCATAACAGGAACCTTCCTTAATAGTGGATGATTGATGTAAAATTGATATAATTCTGAAGtatttgaatttattgttACATCCTTTCCTTACAGATATGTACCCCGgcatgttttctttgtttggaTTGCTAACCGAGCGTTTAGTTATTGTCaccaaagaaatgaaattctttttcaaattattagaAAACGTACTGAAGGATCGCTTGGAGTCCAAACAGGTAAATTATTTAAGGCAACCAAACAGGCTTGTTTTTTACATTGACGAAAAATTATTGCGACGAATAGAAATTCAACGACTTTATTGAATTGGCTGACGAAGCAATTTCAGAATACACGAAAGAAGTCGATGGAAAAACGGTGCCCATGTGGACTCGCGAGGCTATACATGAGATCATAATGGGACAggtataaatatttgaaaaaatttttgaaaaaaatttctcattACAACAATATGATTAATATTTAGTCGACATTCTTCATGCTGGCGGCATTTGACACAACGGCCACAACTTTGACTAGTATCTGTTTCCAACTTGCCATAAATCCGGATGTTCAAGAAAAACTGTACGAAAGCATCGCTGCGAAAATGCAAGATTATGTAATTAGATTTTAAAACCCTGAAACTACAAgcttttaattcaattgagtTCTTTCGTGAAAAGGATGAAGTTTCCTATGAAATGGTCCAAGACGTTCCCTATCTGGAAATGGTTATTCAAGAAGTATTGCGCTTTTATCCACCCGTTGTCcggtaataaaaattttgcagCCGCTTTGATAGAACAATTCTGAATCCAACTTTGGCTTTTTTAATTAGTCTTGAGCGAGTGTGTACGAAAGATTACTCCTATGACAACGGCcgcatcaaaataaaaaaaggacaagttATTACCATTCCCACTTATGTTCTCCATCATTCGGAAGAATACTATCCCGATCCAGAAAAATTCGATCCTGAACGGTACCGAAAACATCTTAAAGATTACTTGGATTTATTAGTTAATTtgctattatattttttttttccaggtggACTCCTGAAAACAAAGCTAAACGTAATCCTTACTCTTACATGGCATTCGGCACTGGTCCACGCAATTGCATTGGAATGCGCTTTGTTatggaagaattgaaattggctCTTTGTTCTTTGGTTCAGAAATTTCGCTTTTTTCCAATTGCAGAGACACCGGTACGCAGTTCATTTCCCTATTTTGTTAATCAATAATGATTACTCAATCAATTCCTTATTTCTAAACCAACAGGAGAGGCTCCAATTTGACTACGGACTTAATCAGGTCATGCAGCCGATCGGTGCGACGGTGGGCATTGAACTCCGTCAATCaaattagtttaaaaatgaaaaaggataTTTCAATGTCCGgttgaaaatgtttgtcttCAAATTAATATCACAGATATAAAGACCATTTTTATAAAGACCAcgtcttctttatctatgtTAATAtctaaaaagtaaataaataaataactctGTTGAGCAATTGTCTGACAACAGCGCCTTCTCCCCCTCCCTCTTCGTTTTTGTCTTTGTCGATTCCCGCACATTTTTGCGAAATGGAAAGTAGAAGTAGTTCGAGAACAAGAGCACACGAGTGAAGAGTACACGTGCTGCTGTCGGCCACAATACAGTTTCTTTAACCAGATTCCATAAAGTGTTCAATTCTGAATCAGCAACATGTCCACTCGGCGGGGAATTTCGGTCCGTAAGTAGACCATTTGGATATGATCTCTTCGTTCTGCTTATTCTCACTAATTTACTAAGGAGGAAAAGTTAACAGTCGATTTACGCAGTAGTAGACATGAGATGAGTACCAACTCAAGctaatttcaagatttttgtTGTAACACCATTCGtaaaaatttcgtttaaaGTTAGAGATGTTTTCTTAAGtttaaaaaccaacaaacctACGCCGATGCTTGCTATCATAGTCCGCCCACGTGTTTTCTAATCTTTTGGtgcaagaaaaacagaaaagtccATCTATCCTAGTGAGCAGTTCTCAAATGGGGATATCCGATATGactgaaaagtgaaaagtaTTCCTCTTTGGTCAGTGGTTAATAATAAGAATTCTAAAATTAGACTTGCAGCGTACCAAGTAAAACTCCCGTAAAACCAACGCTTCcctcactttcattttgatttctacCAGAAGTGCCATTGCAAATGATTTCTACCAGCCTAAGAAAGTGCCATTGCTTCATGAAATTCGCTTAAAGCAAGTTGTCGTTTTCCTTTGAGTTCTAAGCAATATCTCATTGATCCCATTGCAAAGGAAAGAAGTTCGTTTGTTACCGAATTGTTACATCCAGTCCCGTGAGACATTCGTTCGGGAATGTTAAATATTGTCTCTTCATATTACAACGAGTTCGAACAGTCATTTGTcttttgtatattttattattttttacgtgTATGACCATATCGAATAATGAACTGCACTAATTTCTAAATATCGTTtgcatttcataattttacaGATACGTATGCCACCTCAACTCACAATCACTTTTCCGATCAAAGGAATCCCTGGTCCCAAGCCAATCCCTTTCTTCGGTAATGTATGGGACTCAATAAGATCTGCTTACACAAGTGCGTATTTAAATCCTTTTTGAAGAAACGTTTTCGCTTAGTTCATTTCACTAATAAAAGTTGTGTAGAAAATAATCATCGCCACCCTAAAAAGTCTACATTTctattaagaaataaaaaattcataacaCATTTAAAACTTTGAAATCTCATCTTGCCTCAAAAATTCTAGATAGCGATTCAAACATTATCTTAAACACTCATCTTCAAACACTTATCTTATCTTTGTTGTTTATAATGTGGAACGTTTAAATCCCCCCTAAAAAAGTGTAGGAATTAGTCAGCCCATCCTGGAATATTCGATTTGAACACATTTGTTAATTCATCGCGCGACCTTGAGCGAGGCAAAAAGGAAGGGATCGCTTTGTTTACATCCTTTCACTTTCAGTCTCGTGAAACATTCGTCCGTGAATGGACCTTTTGGATATTTTCTCTTCGCCCGTCACATGGGTAGTTACtgtcgtctcttttctctatcttttttACAGGTACGTAAATGAAGTGATTAGTGAGTATTAGGATCATTTTATTcacaacattttaattttataatcaAACAGATATGCCACTTCAACTCACAACTACTTTTCCGACCAAGGAATCCCTGGTCCCAAGCCAATTCCCTTTTTCGGCAACATGTGGGGCATCTGGAAAAATGTTGGCTAAGTTACTAATATCAATTGCAAACAAATGCATTACTTTGTGGTTTTCTCTAGAATATTCCTGAACTTGACGTTGCCTTAGTGAAGAAATACGGCAAAGTTTTTGGATATTTTGACGGTTTGATACCGAACCTTTGGATAACAGATGCTGATATGATTAAGGCCATGTATGTTAAAGATTTCGAACATTTTGTCGACCGCAGAGTAAGGACaacaaatatcttttaatccttaatttgaattagaaattctAATGCTATCGTCTGCAAATTTTGCAgtcttttgaaatgaaaaccaaGGTCATCCGCAAGTGGTTGACAGTTATGAAGGGACAAGAGTGGAAGGATATTCGCTCATCCGTTACCCCAGCCTTCACAActgggaaaataaaacgagTATTTATAATATAAACAACACACAGATTAAGACATTGGTTACCTAATCAgtcattgaaatttgaaattatagaTGTCCGTACTGATCAAGGATTGTGTTGATAAGTTGTGTGACCGTGTAACGAACTTCACCGAAAATGATGGGAAAATTGACGCCAAGATGTAAtaacaaattcttttgatttttctgccATTTCTTTGACCTATGAGTAGGACTGCGTTATGGAAACTCGTTTCAATTGAAATCACaatatttgtcttttcaaacTTTGTTGATTCTTCAGAACGTTTAGTGCTTTCACCATGGACGTGATTGCAAGATGTGCGTTTGGGTTGAATATTGAGACACTCGGGAATAAAGACGACCCTTTCATTACAAATGCGCAGTATGTTACGAATCCGCCAGCCAATAAATCCCCGATCGTCTTTTTGCCATGTAAGTAATTTTTGGTATTGTTGTGATTATGTGATTAAGTGTATTTTTAAGAGAGAAgtaatttgttatttgtgAACTATAATTTTTCTCACCAGTTGCGTACCCTAATTTCTTTACTTCACTGGGAAGCCTTGCTGAGAGTATATTCgttacaaaagaattaaaattttttttcaaactcttgGAGAATATACTCAAAGAAAGGTCGCAATCTAAAGAGGTATGCGTCGTGTGTAATTGCTATAGTAAATAACTAAATTATTAATCAtcacaatttttcatttagaaattCCACGACTTTATAGAGGCGGCCGACGAAGCTATTTCCGAGTTCACGAAGGAAGTTGATGGAAAACCGGTTCCAATTTGGACACGTGAAGAAATAGATGAAATTGTTATGGGACAGGTATTTTGAGTGAACGCAATACGCTTGGTCCATTTGATTATGGCCAATTAACTAGGCTATATCGTTCCATTAGTCGACTCTCTTTATGCTGGCCGGATTCGACACAACTGCTGCCACCCTGACTAACACTTGCTTTCAACTGGCAAGAAATCCAGACATTCAAGAAAAACTGTATGAAAGCATCATGGTGAAAATGGAAGACTATGTAATTCTACCTTAAAACCGAAAACTGTAAGCTTTTAATTTACCTgcttattttccaaaaaaggaTGAAGTATGCCATGAAATGGTCCAAAACGTGCCTTATTTGGAAATGGTTATCCAAGAAGTATTGCGCTTTTATCCGCCCCTTATCCGGtaattcaacaatttcaatttatacCGTCgctgaaaatataaatttaactGTATTGTGATGCAGAGTTGAGCGTCAGTGCACAAAGGATTACTCTTACGACAATGGAcgtattaaaattaaaaaaggacaATTGGTCACCGTTCCGGCCTTTGCTTTACATCACATGGAGGAATACTATCCCGATCCTGAAAAATTTGATCCCGAAAGGTTAGTACCGCTGCCAAAAATGAATTGCTTGAACCGTTCTACATCGggttgtttctattttttgaaaaggtgGAGTCCCGAAAATAAGGCCAATCGGAATCCCTACGCCTTCATGGCATTTGGGGTAGGACCGCGAAACTGCGTAGGAATGCGCTTTGCAttggaagaaatgaaaattgccATCTGTTGTCTGGTTCAGAAATTCCGTTTCTTTCCAGTCGAAGAGACGCCGGTATGGAATAAATAACCTAGTAAATTTTAAGAAttatcaattattttgttaattccCATTCCAACAGGAACAGCTTCGGTTTGACGACGGACTGGTACAAATTTTACAACCAATTCGTGCAGTGGTGGGCATTGAGCTCCGTCAATCCAATTCAAATTAGTTGGGAATTTTGTTGTAATAACACAATGCAACATTGACAACTGCTAATAAAATGCTTTTGTAACTTCTTTTAAACAACTTTAACGCCAAATGCCCCCTTTTTCATAGATCTTGGTTTCATTAAGGCCACGTATGCAGCGATGTAAAGCCTGGGCGTAACAACTAGTCGGTGAACAGCATTATTTTCTCTGTTGGTTTTCATTTCACGTTTGAAAACGAAACTTGCTAGAGGCAAACAAAGACACAAACATACAGCACCACTGTGATCACAGGGGGAATGCGTCATCAGCATTGAGCATATTCTGGGATTTTGGGCTTGGCCAAACTCTTCCTTTTGACAGACGGCCTTGAGTGTTCTGCGCAGCccacaaaggaaaaatttgttATCTGTCCAGTCTTGTGCCGCATTTGTCCGTAAATGGACTCTTCGGATATTTTCTCTTCGCCCGTCACCTGGGTAGTATCAGTTATCTCCCTTCTCTATATTTTACTTAGGTATTTAAATGTGATTTAAATGTTACATTATAGTGTTAACTGAaccaatgaaatattttgcgGTTGAATTCTCTAACAGATATGCCATGTCCACTTTTAATTACTTTTCCGACCAAGGAATCCCTGGTCCCAAACCAATTCCCATCTTTGGCAATATGTGGGGCACCTGGAAAATGGTGAGAAAATTTGTTATATCAACATCTTCAAAATTCGAAATAACTACTGAAATTTAGAACCTTCCTGCGTACGATTTGGCGTTAgtgaaaaaatatggaaaggTTTTCGGTTATTTTGATGGCCCGATTCCAAACCTTTGGATCACAGATGTAGAAATGATAAAGGCCATGTACGTCAAAGATTTTGATCATTTTATCGATCGTAGGGTAAGAAGACAAACATTTTACTCTTATTAACCACATAAAGTTAAGTAGGAATTCTATCTCTTTAGTCTTTTCAAATGAGAACCAAAATCATACGCAAGTGGTTGAGTGTGATGAAGGGACAAGAGTGGAAGGACATTCGCTCGTCCGTTACGCCAGCCTTTACTACCGGAAAAATCAAGAGAGTAATTTCCTTTAGGAAGGAATAAATACGGAAAATTAGTTTATCAGAAACTTACGTTTGTTGTTTATTAGATGTCAACGTTGATCAAAGATTGCGTTGACAATTTGTGTGATCGTGTCGCAATTTTAACCGAGAATGATGGGAAAATTGACGCCAAGATGTAACAACATATCACCTACCATTTCATTAGTTctgtttcaaatttgatttatttgacaGGACATTTAGTGCTTTCACCATGGACGTTATTGCAAGATGTGCGTTTGGATTGAAACTTGACACGCTCGGAAGCAAAGACGATCCTTTTATTAATAACGCTAAATTCGTTTTCAATCAATCAACTAACAAAACTCCAGCTGTTCTTCTCCCATGTAAGTTTTAACagtattaaatttcaattttttaatagcAGACTATTGTGTCGTCATGACTCGCAAttctttgaatttattttgtgttattcTGTCAATAGTTATGTACCCCAAGTTGTTTTCTGCGCTTGGATCTTTTGCCGAGCGTTTGTTTGTCACcaaacaattgaaattctttttcaagttattaGAAAATGTGCTGAAGGAACGATCCCAGTCAAACGAGGTATTATGATGAAGGGTAGTAAATTTACAATGGGTTACTTGACTGATGAGTAATTTTTGTGACGAATAGAAATTCAATGACTTTATTGAATTGGCTGATGAAGCAATTTCAGAATTCACGAAAGAAGTCGATGGCAAAACCGTGCCCATGTGGACTCGCGAAGCTATAGATGAGATCGTTATGGGACAGGCAAATATTCTAAATGAgttctttgtatttttccaTATGTAATAATATGAATAACATTCATTATTCAGTCGACACTCTTCATGCTGGCCGGATTCGACACAACAGCCACAACTTTGACTAGCACCTGCTTTCAACTGGCCAGAAATCCCGATGTTCAGGAAAAGTTGTTCCAAAGCATCGTTGCGAAAATGAAAGACTATGTAATTAGACTTAAAAACCCTGAAACTAAAAgcttttaattaaattgagTTCTTTCGTGAAAAGGATGAAGTTTCCCATGAAATGGTCCAAGACGTTCCCTATCTGGAAATGGTTATTCAAGAAGTATTACGCTTTTATCCGCCCCTTATCCGGTAATTTAATCCTACAGCCTCCATAACAGAGCATTTTGTGATTCCTACATCTGTTTTTATAAGAATTGAGCGGCAGTGCACGAAGGATTACTCCTACGACAACGGccgaattaaaataaaaaaagatcaaattatTACCGTCCCAACTTATGCACTTCATCATTCGGAAGAATACTACCCCGATCCAGAAAAATTCGATCCTGAAAGGTAAGCACTATCGCAGAcatctaaaaaatttactaTTGTGTTGATTAGATAATTTGCTTCAAGATGGAGTCCAGAAAACAAAGCCAATCGGAGTCCTTATGCTTACATGGCGTTTGGCACAGGTCCACGCAACTGCGTCGGAATGCGTTTCGCCATGGAAGAGATGAAAATGGCTCTTTGTTCTTTGGTTCAGAAATTCCGCTTTTTTCCAGTCGAAGAGACACCGGTATGCAGTTTATTTCTTCTCGCGTTAATCAGTTAATATGTAATAATTTTGGTTATCTCTAAACGAACAGGTTAAGCTTCAGTTTGACGACGGGTTTGTACAAATTCTGCAGCCAATTCATGCAGTGGTGGGCCTTGAATTTCGTTAATGAAATTCCAATTAActagttaattaattttcgattttttaaaaatttaatgatttgATTCACTTCCAAATCTCGCTGTAGTTCAAAATTTTCCTGCAAattagttattttaaaaaggcacGAGATGTGGCACTAACATGACATTCATATTGTTGTCAGACTGTAcacgttttctgtttttgtcaATATATGGCAGAGAACGTAATCTTATTGCACCGTCATTGTTAAAATATTCAGCAGCGCATGCCGGAAAAAAGTTAAGACCTGGCTCAAACTCAAACATAGTTTACAACTACCTCAGTTTACAGCTTGGTTCATAAAGATAGGTGTTATTCGCATCAGTTCAGTCCTGCACAGCAACTAGTCCAAAATGGACGCATCGGGAATTCTCTCATCGCCCGCTACCTGGGTGGTAGCACTCGCCTCTTCTTTATACATTCTTTACAGGTAAAACATAATTACTATTGCATgagaaaattttgtgtttgttgtgtatttgattttgtaatgggtaa containing:
- the LOC124198041 gene encoding cytochrome P450 3A14-like, with the translated sequence MDSSDIFSSPVTWVVSVISLLYILLRYAMSTFNYFSDQGIPGPKPIPIFGNMWGTWKMNLPAYDLALVKKYGKVFGYFDGPIPNLWITDVEMIKAMYVKDFDHFIDRRSFQMRTKIIRKWLSVMKGQEWKDIRSSVTPAFTTGKIKRMSTLIKDCVDNLCDRVAILTENDGKIDAKMTFSAFTMDVIARCAFGLKLDTLGSKDDPFINNAKFVFNQSTNKTPAVLLPFMYPKLFSALGSFAERLFVTKQLKFFFKLLENVLKERSQSNEKFNDFIELADEAISEFTKEVDGKTVPMWTREAIDEIVMGQSTLFMLAGFDTTATTLTSTCFQLARNPDVQEKLFQSIVAKMKDYDEVSHEMVQDVPYLEMVIQEVLRFYPPLIRIERQCTKDYSYDNGRIKIKKDQIITVPTYALHHSEEYYPDPEKFDPERWSPENKANRSPYAYMAFGTGPRNCVGMRFAMEEMKMALCSLVQKFRFFPVEETPVKLQFDDGFVQILQPIHAVVGLEFR
- the LOC124198037 gene encoding cytochrome P450 3A14-like, with the protein product MDLLDIFSSPVTWVVTVVSFLYLFYRYATSTHNYFSDQGIPGPKPIPFFGNMWGIWKNNIPELDVALVKKYGKVFGYFDGLIPNLWITDADMIKAMYVKDFEHFVDRRSFEMKTKVIRKWLTVMKGQEWKDIRSSVTPAFTTGKIKRMSVLIKDCVDKLCDRVTNFTENDGKIDAKITFSAFTMDVIARCAFGLNIETLGNKDDPFITNAQYVTNPPANKSPIVFLPFAYPNFFTSLGSLAESIFVTKELKFFFKLLENILKERSQSKEKFHDFIEAADEAISEFTKEVDGKPVPIWTREEIDEIVMGQSTLFMLAGFDTTAATLTNTCFQLARNPDIQEKLYESIMVKMEDYDEVCHEMVQNVPYLEMVIQEVLRFYPPLIRVERQCTKDYSYDNGRIKIKKGQLVTVPAFALHHMEEYYPDPEKFDPERWSPENKANRNPYAFMAFGVGPRNCVGMRFALEEMKIAICCLVQKFRFFPVEETPEQLRFDDGLVQILQPIRAVVGIELRQSNSN
- the LOC124198038 gene encoding cytochrome P450 3A14-like, which produces MDASGILSSPVTWVVVISYFLYYLYRHTTSTFNYFSDQGIPGPKPIPIFGNMWGVWKAILPYHDLALAKKYGKVFGYFDGPIPNLWVADVDLIKAMYVKDFDHFVDRRSPDIKSKVMRKWLVLLKGQEWKDVRSSVTPAFTTGKIKRMSVLIKDCVASLCDRVTTVIEKDGKLNAKMVFGAFTMDVIARCAFGLKIDTLGEKNDPFTKNAHNIFSPAANKTPVILLPYMYPGMFSLFGLLTERLVIVTKEMKFFFKLLENVLKDRLESKQKFNDFIELADEAISEYTKEVDGKTVPMWTREAIHEIIMGQSTFFMLAAFDTTATTLTSICFQLAINPDVQEKLYESIAAKMQDYDEVSYEMVQDVPYLEMVIQEVLRFYPPVVRLERVCTKDYSYDNGRIKIKKGQVITIPTYVLHHSEEYYPDPEKFDPERWTPENKAKRNPYSYMAFGTGPRNCIGMRFVMEELKLALCSLVQKFRFFPIAETPERLQFDYGLNQVMQPIGATVGIELRQSN